AtatcagacaaagggggtacttggttCCAGAtatcagacaaagggggtacttgagccaaagaagtttgagaaccactgccctaattgattttctttttgtcttcaagTTCTTCATTTACCTCAGTCAGTGATCGTCTGAGGACACGAATAATAAAAACTTCACAACAATGACcaattgtttattcttttttatttttcttgaaaaataGCACAAACTGAAAAAGACTCCTGGAAATAATTACAATGCTACCAGATTTTAATAACTCTAAAAGAGCCGAGAAAACGTTTTGcacaaaagtatatatatattttttttataaacttgtGTTTATTTCGAAGGGAAGGAAATCTGGGAAAAACACCTTTTATTATAGTCACTACATGAGGGGAACAAAGAACCCAGAGAAAATAGCATCTCTACACTGAACGTGGCAATATTGGGTGGAAATGAtatcattttttgtctttttctttagttatttaatgaaaacaaagaagTGTATCAAAGAATGCAGGGAGTAGTTTAATctagaggcttttttttttttttttttttttactctaaagGATTCTCtgtacaaaaatgaaaacaaaatgagacGTTGGGAAATAATAGCACCTGAACAGTTGATTAGAAATGCACCTTTTAGCTGACACTTCCTTTTTGGAGCGAGATCCCGTTGCCATGGTGATTGCCAACTCGCACTCCTTTCTTTGTCCTGCACACTTTTTAGTCGTTCACGTACTTTAAGAACCTGGACGACTTGACTTTCAAAGCTAAAGTGTCCACCTGATAAACACAAGCTGTTCCAGTGGCTAATTTCTCTCATCTTTATATCAAAGTTATTCAACTttgtctatttaaaaaaaatcttaacaCAAAAAAGCTGCTGTGCACAACGCATAAGTTAACATAAACCCCTCCCCCAACATTTTCTCCCTGACAAATCCGATCTGCTTGGAGCAAATAAATGAAGCTGAAGTGAAATGTTCCGTCACGGCCCAAGAGaacaaagaggaaaaatgtCAAGTCTTTGCTTTTCTCTTCCTCAGAGGCAGACGTTGAAAGTGGCGTCTGCTCAGAGAAAGAGGAAGTAGAGGACGTGTCTATCCACAGGATGAACCATCAAACACAGCTCATTAGAAGCCTGTGCTCTCTTTCTGTTGGCAAACGTGTGCTTTTTCAACACAATTTCAATTCCCCAAAAATACccaaaggaaaacaaaacaaattgctCCTGAGTCTCTTTACCGGTTCATGAAGAAATGAGGCATAGAAAATGTAGCTTTAGCTCCTTTCAGTTAAGATGCCACACCCACTTTAAGGTGACACGGGTGCATGTGAGTGCCTTTGAGTCTCCGTGTCATCATTGATCCTAGGATATCCTCTGGATCAGCGTTTCATCTGATAGGCAGTAGAGTGCGTTGACAGACAGCTCCGTGATGAAGGCCTCACACGCCTTACGTGACACGCCCTTACAGCCTCGCAGGTCCAGCACAGAGATGCACGACAAGCGACGCAGATACTTCAGACACGCGTCTGTCAGCTTACTGCAGCCTGGAACACACAGAACACATCCTCACAGTGTCAGctacaccaggggttctcaaccttggggtcaccagaagcCTTCaaaaaacttgccatatttctaCCTATTTTGATTAagttttcttgccatatttttgctccttttaatgcatttttgctacattactcccatttctgccacttctccaccttttctgcacacttttttcccactttcaagacattttcagcacttataaaccctttccccacctaatgttacatatgttgacccattatagAACTGGGCgatatatatcgagattcaagatatactgagttttctattttggcaagacagaaaatgacaatatcgcatatatcgatatatattgtgtctattgttttgtattcaaatacacattttaggagtcactgctttcactacatCTCAGGACAGCTTTTCCTAACCCAGAATTtcccttaaacaagccacactacagaactcactcacatgtgctgtcccttataggagaaaaagccaaaagtgccaaatattgtgcagctgtaaatgtgcctgtgtggcatttttcatcagcaaatttaacccagaattgtctttctactAAGATTTTATTGGGTTAAAAATGTTGAGGTTTGGTTCATATTGCCCAGCtttaacccattattgtcatgttTAACagcttttcaccatatttaatgcttatttttttgccaatttaaccacattcaagatttgtcatgcccattatttgccagttgaaACAAATTTTtccaactaattgttccaatattgacactttgaaccctttttaccactttatctgcctgtttttggctcctctaatttgcaacttttaaccaatttcagtggtttttaaaataccatttcaccaccgtttccaccatttttgatcgcttttaacccatttttatttctgtttaaaacatgtatttatatctttaagatcACTATATACaatggagcaaataataataaacttcctggataacagtggatattattcagatgaataaataaataaatgtggttatcacagattgatagaacaatggaccatcattttgctaaCTTTAtgaaatgaccccaaaaatatctcccctttattcctccttatagatgaccctgtctccacagacatgaacattgaagaacagtcatgtgtttaaccaccttcagctacagtggtgGTCCTtgggtctctggaacctttattttgggggtcgagGGGCTTAAAAAGTAGAGAACCACCGAGCTACATGAGCTCCTCACTCTCTCACCTCCCAGGTTGAGCTCTGAAAGCGTGTTCCTGGTGGACGAGCCCACCGCTGTCAGCAGGTTGACGGAGTGGTCGTTAAGGCTGTTGCAGTGGGACAGATCCAGTTTGGTTAAATGTGGCATGTGACGGATCACCAGACGCAAAGTGGCATCGCTGATGTCCAGACCGGCGACTCTCAAACACCTCAAGGCACGCAACTGACTGCGATTGTCGCAACCTGCAATCAGAGAGTTGGAAGAAATGAAGAGATTTATTGAAAAGGCCTGAAACTTAGAACTTATGAGACTAAAATAACTTTGGGTCACTGCACGCATGGACAACAAAAAAGCTTTTGTGTGTCAGTAAGTGGTaccaggcagggttggggtcaattacatttttcaattacaattactgagcctgaaacaaataacctaataaaagttaaatttcCTCTTatattagctttctgttagcatctcataagataacaggtcctaaatcagctgtaaaatacactttaaaaaaagttgtgttcatttttgttatcaaaattgaatcaaatcaaattaaaacaaagtgaTTTAAACACTCAAATGTTTCCTCACCAGGAGGGATGACTAGATCCCTGATCTGAGCGTCTTTGATGCCGTCTGCGTATCTCAGGTCCAGAGAGCGGAGCAGAGGACACCCAGAGGAGCACAGAGCTGATATTGATGACCAAGAACAACCTGCCACCATCAGATCCCTCAAACCTGCAGAACAAATAGATCCAGTGTGTGATACGGTCTAGACAAcatgtgtttctcaaatgggggtacgtgagagAGGGAGAGCGAGAGAGCgcgagagcgagagagagaaataaataaacaaagtgtcagtattggtcccaccccaggggtgaaatgactgaaaatgataaatcagtgttttccaaccttggggACGGAGccccatatggggtcacctggagtttaaatggggttgcctgaaatttagggaaaattaaaatagatttttgaatttaaaaaaaaattaaaacagactAACaactatttctatactttcactttgcaagtctaattaaactaaaatgcagtaatatctatatatattaatcatgtttgagctcagatatatatatctgagttcaaacatgattaaaaactaattctagagcaAAAATGTCTTTGGCGTCATCAGAAATCCTTgacatcaaaatggggtcatgaccaaaAAAGGTTGCAAACAActgcactaaatagtgtttctttccacatatttacaaaatgagattctttaaaaagtgtgttataataataataataatacatcactTTTATATGGCGCATTTTTGGGAACTCAAAGTcgtacagaattaagggattattctttcactccacacttagtggtggtaagctactattgtagccacactGCTCTGGGACAGActgattcattcatttcatcattatgctctatagttgttttttcatagaattctaagcaaaatgttgtagtctgacaaagggggtactttgattcagaaatGGGAGTAGGGGTACTGGAGCCCAAaaagttagagaaccactggtcCAGACaacatgtgtgttttaaagtgtgggggggggggggtttgtaCCAGGGAGTCGGCCGATGAGCCACGTCAGCTGTTTTTTGGAGATGTTGGTCCAAGAGAGGTCCAGAGTAACCGGCTGTCTCTTGATGATGCCTGTGAGCGCCTGAGGAGTGACGGTGCGCTTAACGCTCAGGTCGATCTGAGCCCAAAGCCTCTTGTCTAAACACCTGTGGACAAAAAGCCATGTGACTGCATTGGACCCGTAGAACCTTTCCAAATGTGcccttatatatacatatatatgcctGCTTGTAACTCAACACAGGTTtatatacacacgcacacacatgctcTTGATATGCATTTTATATTTCTGCAATGCTTTTATCCAGGGTTCAGgacatttataattgtaattgtgtaataaaTGTGATCATTATAgttatgattataattatacTTGTAATGGAAAAATGTTTCAGTTGTAGTAGTGATTTTAGTGCAACTGAGTTCAGGTAATTGACTTAGCAATTTGAATTGAaaagaaattctataaaaaaattgtcatttacaatctataaaagcaaggaacgtctaagtgtgtgtgtgtgtgtgtgtgcctgacGCGGTATTTGATCGAGCTGAAACTTTAACAGCATGCGCGAGGCCCGAGTTTgagcatccattattttggacttatatGGTGTtgaaaaacgtttattttcaatttatcTTGAACGCAAGTTAGACCGtacattgggggggggggggtctggatATTCTCTGGCTCTGTTCTGTTAACACATGCCTGCAAAAGTCTGtgtaaacatgcacatttctccatgaacacagcattataaacgctgatattttcactaCGTGTTCATAACCTAATgcacaccttggatgtacatgacgtgtttgtgtgtaattaatttctcccactgggttttttgagtttttttttttttttagagggagggtctaaggacaggggatgacatttattatccatttaaTTAGGTCCAGCAAACATGGTGCAAACTTTACTTATCAACCAGGGAAATCgtacacgctattttactttgcacccacaaataaacccctttataacagagtacagagtatgtacaactctttgtacatccaaccttcaaacacatactatttggccataattaacaactctacttaagctcacactatatgaatacatacttccgatgggcactgtactattttaattaaatgcaaaactggggaactacgttacagttctattgcttacacatacgtagttaattattaaaatgtgtttaatactCAAGTTTTCATACATCCGTCAATCCTTtcgaggatcattttaccattttaaaataatttatatcGAGGGTTATTCTGACAAAataaggctcagacacccacaataaaaatatcaataaaatttTCATGGATGCATAATAGTAATTGAAAAAGTCTGCTATCATCACACTGcctattttgaaaaaaataaattgaaatcgaGGGCTATACTGAGAGAAAAAAGGCTCACACGCCCACACCAagaacattttcattgattacaaagtttaacaaggtaaccaacagATGAAAACAAATTCGATGATAAATAGTATTTTGTAGTGTAATTTACAGCTGAATTAAGTCATGGGTCCAAACTGACCCgctataagagatgctaacagaaagctaacacaagtggaaGGTTACGTTTCCTTGggttatttcttttatttttttcttcttgaaaTCAGGCTCCGTAACtatgattaattgaatttgaactttattaattgagaacataattgtaattgactttcaggcggaaaataaataataattgtagttttaattgcGATTGGTCACTGTTATcttaatcaaattgtaattgaacatgaataattgaagacaaagttgtaattaaaaaatgtaatagtttgtatacacacatacacgtgCTCTTTGATATGTGTTTTATATTTCTGCATATCTTTCCTCACACTGCCTGTACTAACTGTACttcctgtgcatgtgtgtaagtTTGTGTCGATTCTAAAAACTCTTACCATTTGTACCAGTTTTTGCACACGGCCATGCACACGCAGAGGTCTGCTCGACTCAAGTAGCGGAAGACGGACACCCACACCTCCCTGTCGCAGCCAAGCCCCCCCCCAGCCCCGTCCCTGTCTGCATCAGCCCCTCCCTCCTGCAGAGCAGACAGTGGGACACGCTGATGGGGCAGCTCAGGCGCAGAGGACGAGGACGCGCCGTTGGTGAGTTTTGCCGCCCTACTGAGGCTCAGTTTTTCTGGGTGGGGGGGGTGAGAGTAGGAGCTTCCACTGCGGGTGTGCGGGGGGGTGAACTTGTGCGAGCGCTGATCAGGAATACCGCTGAGGTTTCTGATGGGGGGTCTGGGAAGCACCTTGGCTCGCTGGTGGTTGGTGGCCATTTGAGGAGCAACGGCCTCTAGTTTGGGGACGATGGCTGATTGGTCCTGGGGGGCCCTGGTGGGCCTTTGTAGAGTCACTCTGTCCACTGGGGGAGCGTCGTGCTCCGTGGTGTCATCGGGGTCCTCCTCCACAGCGTTACTGTGAACGTCCATCTTTTCCTCTTTCAGCTGAGCCATGGGTCCTTTCCTCAGCTGTGGTTGGTTCTCCTTGTCTCCACCCCCTACGCCCACCCCCACTCCGTTCTGccctccctgctgctcctcGTCATCCTTGTCGCTGTCGCTGCTGTTGCTGGTGCTGCTGctagagctgctgctgctgctgctgctactgtcATCACTCTCCTCTTCCTTCAAGTCTTTATGGCTTTTTCCTCCAGTGATTCCTCTTCCTGCTCCGCCTCCTCGCAGCCGCACGCCTCGTCCTCGGACTCTGTGAGGTTCTCCTTTGGGTTCATGTAGTGGACCTGaggactgctgctgctgctggagggACCCAGCTGATCCTGATCCTGGACTGCAGCGCAGAGATGAGCCATTGGGCCAGGAGGAGCCCCGCCCCCTACCCTGAGGTGATCGACTTGTTGAAGAGTGAAACCTGGCGAGCATTTTGGAGCTCAGAAGTCTGGAAGCACGATTAAGGGTCGACTGTTtctgatgagaaaaaaaatacaagaaatcgtGTCAAAAGCTCTGTGCTTTAAAACTACCAAAAATTTcgtaaaatgattaaaaggtacctgtagtgaaaatgtatataacaaaacatgtgtttaatgtgttactaataaacaacatactgtatgtgaaccttcttataaaaaaaaaggaaatttaagGACTTTTTAGGacaattttataccttggggcataaactatggagagacactattttggacaggatatgaaGCACTTttgttgattcctgttagctgttgctaggcaaccaGCCAGttggtctacagtttctgaacaataGAGTGTAAAGCaaatggttgctataacaaagagagaaaaatccTGCAGAAACAATTCTTTTGCGTCCCTAAGCTATAGGTGCGTTAGGATGgtgcaatacgatacgatattatcgcgatatcatgatatatcgcgatattctacccagttaatatcaaaattaagcgtagagatgaaaaatcaagttgctgtatatgttcatcagaagatattgatcattcagaagACAAGGTGAGtgaaaactatttgcttcaaaacatcctatttattatctattattagtatttttgcatttttactaaaaaaaagaaaatacagtgttacacactgccaccataaaataaagtgcaacaagtttattttcactgaacctactgtgtagaagtctcaaagtaaccatgacaacataatgacaacattgtaacaactgtaagtgagaacattaaggataaagattggcacccaaaaaaaatcacgatatatcgtaaaatcaatattttttcacacCCCGACTCTAAGCCAAATAACGTCACTAACTGAGAGTTATCCTGACATTGGCTCCATAATATCGGTACAagatacacacttaaaacgtTTCAGTTCGGACAAAATTCGGTGATATGCAAAAATTATGGCTCTCCAAAGTTTATGCACAAAGGTGGAAAATctttctaaaaagtccttttaatttcttttttaaagccacACCGcggactttgtgacctaaataGTTGACACATgcgagttattttaaatgattcctcaggctaatatacagcgcttgccagtatcaatgctccgagcagaacttccctcttgaaataccaccCATGTGAGTTTGGAAAAGACGGACGGtcgttggccaggtcatgtgacctggagaatgtctggagaacatttcactttacggcagtcacgtgaaaACAAGCTCTGATATACTGATGGAGCTAGggcttttgctactatttttcattttttggtcactccatcactatCGCTCCACTGACGCGACGACCAGGAaacagtgttgtgtgtgtgtgtgtgtgtagaagcagtgacagaggagagagaggtctgatcgcttcttttccttcttccccggccgtatgtttacagcacttatgatagacagctccgcttttaaggtttaaatgatcaacttacagagttactaaaggatgagttcactcagaatgtaggcttattcaagaagctacaactttaatttttccctgataaattgaggaagtgtagaaCAGCCCTCTGCTGCAGCCATTTGTATTGTAGCGGGAGGGAACGCAGCCTCGGCtttacagacagtgaaggacaggAGAGTTGttgctagtgttgtgttcaagaccacactatccgagaccaagacttgcccgagaccagaatgcaccgagaccaagacaagaccaagactttcgggagccgagaccgagtcaagaccaagaccgagacaagctgAGACCGAGAGCGAGAccgagaccataaacattttctttttcaatttaaaaaaatatattaaaaaataaaattatgacaaggttcgacagttaaataacattctctctttaattttagtttattttaaatagatttgacagacaaaaaaggtgcctgcaaaaaatttactaaaatattaaaactactactgctactgataaattcacaattattctacatatttgaaaacaagatttttatgtcagctgaatgtacagtaagtgtttaaaagcatttctgccaagaaataatgattctcgattctgattctttgagttgtgcaggtcaacaggtcactattattattattattctagatacagtggaaacagaaactataaaaaataattatattgtgaacctgtttacattgtggggaacaaattatatacataaatgtaattggagtctaaagacaaaaaaacaccactttaaaaataaaatagactaatataagacctctttacagttatttgagtcattctgcgcatgtgcaacttgcggcgatgacgcgctggtgactacataatccaagatggcggcggcccggattACAGCCGACActttgtaataaaagccttaaaagacatggatataatgaaaagagtggatggacagaggcataaacatgcagactttcacacggacacacggacttattaaacacacacggacctcggtaaacatgGTAAATGGAACATGCTTCACCggccggctggcactaggacccagagttggagtaaatgcgtcccctgtactgcattcacaggctgtaatttcatcagtttatcattttaccagttgttagagctactgtctttaccagggagataatatttattactggtgattagttcatatctcccttgcgctccgtggtccaaactgacaccgtagccagacagacacagacagacacacacacacacacacacacacacacacacacaggtcactcagtcacataaaggaaggttgcggtcattatacggggtggattaaagaatgaataaaagatcgTTTCATcctgttcttctccgtgttatcacattataaaaaaaagtttaaaaatagcaggaattagtgctggtctcgaacggtcttgacggaaaatcccgagtccgggcagcccgagtccgagacaagaccgagtcaaaatgcttcggagtccgagacgagacctttaaaatttggtctccaGTCCGgttctcgactaccacaacactagttgttgcttgaagtcgcttaaaaagttccaatttttcaactttgaacgACAAGGTTGCGCTTCACCTAGTCGCTCAAATCACTTAAGTCACGTCGCTTGAGGGGGGATAACTAGAGGTGTCGTCATTTACATTGAATGTAATCGAatcgcttcagtcacttcagtcacgttcggtgtgaacgcacctcaGGCATTTCGCACAAGTGACAAATTCCTACTTACATAAAACtaactttacttttctttaatgaATGAATCGATGATCTCTCTTCAAacaacaggtcaactactgtctgcatacacaatcaaaagacaagggaggatggcccgactgactgactgttgatttttgagacagtgctgcggcgcttgtggccactaggggcgcttgacgtgaaagttacaggtctagcgcccctagtggccaaaagttacagtgttgctttaataaaaagattcacatattttgtatgttagtaatacattaaacacatttttactacAGGTACCATTTAATGGCAAATATTTTACTAACATTCACATCTGACCATAACATCTCAATGTTTGCATTCAGAAGAAATTCAAAGCTTACTGTTAGAAGTTTGCTCCGCTCCAGTCTAATCTGCATGTTACCATGAAAAAGAACAAGACCATTAAAAACCAAATACGCTCTACTTCAGCTACATTTGCACACATTCTGCATTAACTATAATGAGCTTTGCACAGTTTAAACTTGGGATGTTTCTATCATCGTTGTCGGTACCATGATATGGATCTCATTTTAAAGTTTGAGAATTTGCTGATCCTGCTTCTGCCTGAACTTATTAAATCATGAGTTAGTAGATATGTAAAAAGTTTTTTGGATTTTACAgagaaaaaagtaaacaatGGCACCACAGGATGTTAAAAAAGAAGCTGAAAGCTCCATTTTATTATTCCTTAAGGCTAAAGAGTTTTTGAAtccttttgaatgtttttttttttttttaaacaaatttccCAATCGCAGATACTTGAAATTGTGTGAATATCAGCCCTGGTCTCATACAGCTGCTGTGATCAGGACATCCCAAATTAAAACTATGATATCCAAAAAGCACATTAAGCCCTACCTTCTTTTTAAGCCGGAGCTCCAGCTCACTCGCTCGTTTGCGGCTCTGTTGATGCTGCAGCAGCAGATTCTGAGATGGCGGCGGCGCTGTGGATCGACCCGGGGGCCTTGCGTGTCTCCTCTGTTGGCTGCCGTTGCTCATGCCTGGAGGATATGAGAGTTTGGAAGATGGTTGTGTGGTGGATGAAGGCTCGGAATCGCCACTTTCCTCGTCACTGGAAGACTGATgtgatgaaacaaaaatattcatgtaaaaaaaaaaaagaaaagaaaaaaagcttgtAAAAAAGATGAGATGATTTTAAAACCTAGGCCTTTGTAAAActaataaatgtcattttaataCCTCTGAGTCGGAACTCTTTGCTTGGTAACATTTGGGACATTCCCAGCAGCTGGGCAATTCTTTGTTCATCTTTCCCTGACCAGGTTCCTgtgataaaacaaaacaaaaagcaaagagTTAAAGACGATACAAACCAACAATCACAAAAGACTAGTCTGCTACGTTGTTGCCATTTATACAAAAGACAAAGGCTGTGCTCGAAATGACACACTTTgaactatacactacaaactcaataatTATATACTgtcatactgtctactatatactattagtaagGATTAGGATAATGACCATTCatactgaagtatacttccaggTTTCCAaaaatgcatttggaacctacaatgacaaaaaccagaATCTCACTGAGGCcaaatatctccgttgattctcaaacctttgaaagttctgaaagcatatatataagcgagaaagtgaccaagtagaatattgacatgtggtcatttgatccataaaactcccGGAAACAAAGATTTTCAGAGAACCTCcactgtgctactgacaaagcatccagttaacttcaaaacaagagccctatttacgaaagcgttaaaaaaaaactaatgaagacaagaagaaatgGGGCATGCCAACTAAAAATGGcctcatatagtatacatccgggtatttctcgcatactcaatctttccatactatctaatgtaaaa
The genomic region above belongs to Gouania willdenowi chromosome 10, fGouWil2.1, whole genome shotgun sequence and contains:
- the kdm2ab gene encoding lysine-specific demethylase 2A — encoded protein: MEDPHTRYSKRLRTGTRRRYQDDGISDDEIEGKRTFNLDEKLVSARFGSDLVTHMEGKDFTFEYIQRGGLRDPIIFDKAEGLGLQMPDSDFSVSDVKLFVGSRRIVDVMDVKTQRGIEMSMAQWGRYYETPPSEREKLYNVISLEFSHTRLENLVKRPASVDLIDWVDNMWPRHLKERQRDSTNAIVDMHYPKVQKYCLMSVQGCFTDFHIDFGGTSVWYHVLWGGKVFWLIPPTPQNLEMYENWVLSGKQGDIFLGDKCHDCQRIELKKGNTFIIPSGWIHAVYTPEDTLVFGGNFLHSFNIPMQLNIYTIEDRTRVPLKFRYPFYYEMCWYVLERYLYCLTNISHLTPEFQKYSLGLGLSPPVLKTTDGSSNGVDSDPEIKDVEVKEDDVVKEEEPGQVLLSRHVLTPFELEGLWNLLGKLEELPANKKCVPEGIGDAATLLLDMKAALSERVKDDLKLSYTGEPIVSWPKRPSWYRPPSPPSPALYRPRLAPTLPKTLSQMPSKRSISALRRKRVRCKRCAGCRRKECGTCHACQDMRKFGGTGRMKKGCMLRQCLLPALPNTARCAICLVGESHGSNKRRLALMECVICSEIAHRQCIKEPGQGKMNKELPSCWECPKCYQAKSSDSESSSDEESGDSEPSSTTQPSSKLSYPPGMSNGSQQRRHARPPGRSTAPPPSQNLLLQHQQSRKRASELELRLKKKIRLERSKLLTKQSTLNRASRLLSSKMLARFHSSTSRSPQGRGRGSSWPNGSSLRCSPGSGSAGSLQQQQQSSGPLHEPKGEPHRVRGRGVRLRGGGAGRGITGGKSHKDLKEEESDDSSSSSSSSSSSSTSNSSDSDKDDEEQQGGQNGVGVGVGGGDKENQPQLRKGPMAQLKEEKMDVHSNAVEEDPDDTTEHDAPPVDRVTLQRPTRAPQDQSAIVPKLEAVAPQMATNHQRAKVLPRPPIRNLSGIPDQRSHKFTPPHTRSGSSYSHPPHPEKLSLSRAAKLTNGASSSSAPELPHQRVPLSALQEGGADADRDGAGGGLGCDREVWVSVFRYLSRADLCVCMAVCKNWYKWCLDKRLWAQIDLSVKRTVTPQALTGIIKRQPVTLDLSWTNISKKQLTWLIGRLPGLRDLMVAGCSWSSISALCSSGCPLLRSLDLRYADGIKDAQIRDLVIPPGCDNRSQLRALRCLRVAGLDISDATLRLVIRHMPHLTKLDLSHCNSLNDHSVNLLTAVGSSTRNTLSELNLGGCSKLTDACLKYLRRLSCISVLDLRGCKGVSRKACEAFITELSVNALYCLSDETLIQRIS